TTTTAACGGTCAGGGTTGGCACCCCCCGAGCCCCTCCCCAGTGTCTGAATCGCAGCCATGATCGATGTCCCAGCGGACGCCATTGTGATGGGCTTTGCCAGTACCGATGGGACTGACACCTATCAGGTCAGTTATAGAAACGAGGAAGACCAGCTGATTACGATTAAGTTGGGTCCGAATCGTGTGCTGGCGGAGTGGGCCGAGGCGATCCTGGCGGAGCGTAGGCAGCATCCGAGGCCGTCGGATCTCGTGTAAGCCGAGGTGTGGGGCGCCAATCGAACAGAATCGTTTGGCGCCTCATTCGTGTTGCACGCCTGCACAACCCACTCTAGACTCATCGAATTCCAAAGGAGTCACGATGGCTACGAAGACCGGCACAACCGTCAGGCTAAAGGACATTCGATTCGACGAAGTCAGTTATCCCCATCATCAGAATATTATTCAGGTAGAACTTATGCGAAAAATTAGATTTCCAGTTGTTTGTTTAATTTTCGCAATGTTTAATTTTGGAGGTGGTTGCCGTGATGCGATACAGTCAAATACGACAGATATTCTGAGACTACAAAAGGAGGCCAAGCAAGGAAATGCTGGCGCACAACTTAATCTTGGCTTTGCATATTCTGTCGGTAGAGGCGTCGAGAAGAATCCAAAAGAGGCTGTGAAATGGATTCGTAAATCAGCTGATCAAGGGAACGCTGATGCGCAATGCAATCTTGGCGCTGCATATGCTTGTGGTGATGGAGTCGAACGAGATCTCGCAGAAGCGGTAAAGTGGTTCCGCAAGGCAGCAGAACAGGGGAATGCCGTTGCCCAATGTAATTTAAGTACCGCATATGCTTTTGGTGACGGCGTCGAGAAGAATCCAAAAGAGGCTGTGAAATGGATTCGTAAATCAGCTGATCAAGGGAACGCTGATGCGCAATGCAATCTTGGTTTCGCGTATTCTGTCGGCAGAGGCGTTGAAAAAAACCAAAAAGAGGCCACAAAGTGGTTCCTAAAGGCTGCTGATCAAGGGAACGCTGACGCACAATGTAATCTTGGTGCCGCATATTTCCATGGTATAGGAATTATTAAGGATGTACAGGCGGCGTATGGATGGTTCCTTTTGGCGACTGCTGGAGGGAACAAGGAAGCATCGTTAATGGTGGCTTTTATTGCGAAAAATGCCTCCCCATCAGAGCGAAAGGCGGCACAGGACTGGTGTAAACATTGGACACCCACCAAGGCACCTTGACCAGTGTGTGTGTTGTTTCACTTGCACTCATCATTCGCTATGCCTATTATAACAAAAGGTTATCGTAAGTGGCATTGTAAATTGCTGGTAATGAATGGATTATGTTTCCGATGGAGAAATCATGACTACTAAATTGCGTCAGAAAATTGTTGTTGGACTGTTTGGTTTT
This genomic interval from bacterium contains the following:
- a CDS encoding tetratricopeptide repeat protein, whose protein sequence is MATKTGTTVRLKDIRFDEVSYPHHQNIIQVELMRKIRFPVVCLIFAMFNFGGGCRDAIQSNTTDILRLQKEAKQGNAGAQLNLGFAYSVGRGVEKNPKEAVKWIRKSADQGNADAQCNLGAAYACGDGVERDLAEAVKWFRKAAEQGNAVAQCNLSTAYAFGDGVEKNPKEAVKWIRKSADQGNADAQCNLGFAYSVGRGVEKNQKEATKWFLKAADQGNADAQCNLGAAYFHGIGIIKDVQAAYGWFLLATAGGNKEASLMVAFIAKNASPSERKAAQDWCKHWTPTKAP